The following are encoded together in the Drosophila biarmipes strain raj3 chromosome 3L, RU_DBia_V1.1, whole genome shotgun sequence genome:
- the LOC108034798 gene encoding protein disks lost: MTKPEEEHLQQLLVHLEKVPRPQLQQKFVAHFKKGGRGNPQHANCSLEDFAAYFLAALRQSTKQYFYTRSSETPVQSLTPIRQAKPPPANVARDREEQQLQLNESLNLNRSSGSVTSITPARQQPQGRRSMPGSGGQFCSTPNRSAGGGGGGASGGGHSFCLGDFLATTPNQSQQRSKKKTTPQQQQPNQHPAAAAGATPQSKPRRRVLPMTISKNVSANSSFGDTSSFSNDNNLWRISQSSEIFDRSQGAALEMEARKSLLLNKQEIKSEAPVNVSQQERTPEDEVFAGEAFSLEDVSDTNELQLLSSIYSLLMDLNLVPNILSELSFVLQLLNIRDFGQSPSQSDAPAALERLTQCKSCVYFALKLLENQQKLLLQLDKRTLVVLLQNERLSLLPAGMVQQLETSCQQRQELASTPFALDTSSSSAQQNVYYHVEKDSRDNFPTQNEFGAFKTQRDLFYKALKQWEVSHLNRIFNFARELAPRIREIFKVSEHPVNMAHFAKLFVSQLLISATETTESPEELGLKLDPLRHNKLAQRLVTSNSSVEGQFPRSQAFFRDFIACCSSVAFLVHLKLALFVQLVRHNDSTFDLLQLAEDMGAEEQSAQQGPYIVRVQAMANMLILAKFLGYVTVLPFSGTTQHGNPAPPHLCPQQLQLRSHFHPDFNLCELLERSMRQGKLLITLPWLVQYLVMLDLVSLHLPDSLATLELLYGLYAALYMEKLQPGAVFIARSCIGWLLDAHPQLVNGYYSHRGQEHSTSSVVDLCLSGLRCHEKSNTPLLEELLPVACPFLQEFRVSITPSRQARSGRFRYITTRLEQLQQSSSGTSKETMAPSELTPSEQQQRKLADAFLHAQNASTRRLIEFVTERSFKCVVKDAQQDILLPSKSSADAQVNEISSAKQEEVYQKLQQIFQEARETACQRWKEQVPKMLDRRIAQSLEALLPANTNVVLRSTYAHLTRIQAQSQLQQWLQSSVLQSTFYHGDLQELATKVCNSNRNKADAAAAGGGGTSELQLSPDVGFSLSELLYELQQWLHCLSLRPDNVGSREELAELLRKSQQAVLFPQMPTVFYHLIGSGLVHLLQLVINRKPIFLDEDLVSACCSVWRSPQFMASEASPGIFESLLSISFVEEMCRNPDSFRMLEKILRSMLQTGAIRADQLNELFMPLFAENWPPNVWSTLSNLLQQLSLSGKDTEGHDASSESHEDEAKSHLFMEMLADLSRDLDNF, translated from the coding sequence ATGACTAAGCCGGAAGAGGAGCATCTGCAGCAGCTGCTTGTGCACTTGGAGAAGGTGCCGCGCCCCCAGCTGCAGCAGAAGTTCGTGGCCCACTTTAAGAAGGGCGGCAGGGGCAATCCCCAGCATGCCAACTGCAGCCTTGAGGACTTTGCCGCCTACTTCCTGGCGGCACTGCGTCAGAGTACAAAGCAGTACTTCTACACGAGGAGTTCGGAGACTCCCGTTCAATCCCTGACCCCCATCCGCCAGGCCAAGCCACCGCCCGCCAATGTGGCTAGGGATCGGGAagagcagcagctccagctgaACGAATCCCTAAACCTCAACCGCAGCAGCGGCAGTGTGACCTCCATAACTCCAGCCCGTCAGCAGCCGCAGGGTCGAAGATCCATGCCCGGTAGTGGTGGCCAGTTTTGCAGCACGCCGAACCGAAgcgccggcggaggaggaggaggagcatcTGGAGGAGGTCACAGCTTCTGCCTGGGCGACTTTCTGGCCACCACGCCCAACCAAAGCCAGCAACGATCCAAGAAGAAGACCACGccccagcaacagcagccgaaTCAGCatccagcagctgcagctggagcCACACCCCAGTCCAAGCCGCGGCGCCGTGTCTTGCCCATGACCATCAGCAAGAATGTTTCGGCCAACTCGTCCTTTGGCGACACCAGTTCCTTTAGCAACGACAATAACCTGTGGCGCATCTCGCAGAGCAGCGAAATCTTCGACAGAAGTCAAGGAGCCGCCCTGGAAATGGAGGCACGCAAATCCCTGTTGCTCAACAAGCAGGAGATCAAGAGCGAGGCGCCTGTGAATGTCAGTCAGCAGGAGAGGACGCCCGAGGACGAGGTATTCGCCGGAGAGGCCTTTAGCCTAGAGGATGTGAGCGATACCAACGAGTTGCAGCTGCTGTCCAGCATTTACAGCCTGCTGATGGACCTTAATCTTGTGCCTAATATCCTGAGTGAACTGAGCTTTGTGCTGCAGCTGCTTAATATACGAGACTTCGGACAATCCCCTTCACAATCAGATGCGCCCGCTGCCCTGGAGCGACTCACCCAGTGCAAGAGTTGCGTGTACTTTGCCTTGAAGCTGCTGGAAAACCAGCAAAAGTTACTCCTACAGCTGGACAAAAGGACTTTGGTGGTGCTGCTCCAGAACGAGAGACTGAGCCTGCTGCCGGCGGGGATGGTACAGCAACTGGAAACCTCCTGCCAGCAGAGACAGGAGCTGGCCAGTACACCCTTCGCCCTGGACACCTCGTCCTCATCCGCACAGCAGAATGTATACTATCACGTGGAGAAGGATTCGCGAGACAACTTTCCTACGCAGAACGAGTTCGGGGCCTTCAAGACCCAGAGGGATCTCTTCTACAAAGCCCTCAAGCAGTGGGAGGTGAGCCACCTGAATCGCATTTTCAACTTTGCCAGAGAGCTAGCGCCGCGCATTAGGGAAATCTTCAAGGTATCGGAGCACCCAGTGAACATGGCGCACTTTGCCAAGCTGTTTGTCAGCCAGCTGCTGATCTCAGCCACCGAGACCACCGAATCTCCCGAGGAACTGGGCCTCAAGTTGGATCCCCTCAGGCACAACAAACTGGCCCAGCGCCTGGTGACCTCCAATTCCAGTGTGGAGGGTCAGTTTCCGCGCTCGCAGGCCTTCTTCCGCGATTTCATCGCATGCTGCTCATCGGTGGCATTTCTGGTGCACCTGAAGCTGGCACTTTTCGTCCAGCTAGTACGTCACAACGACTCAACCTTTGACCTGCTCCAGCTGGCCGAGGATATGGGTGCCGAGGAGCAGTCCGCTCAGCAGGGACCGTACATTGTTCGCGTCCAGGCGATGGCCAACATGCTTATTCTGGCCAAATTCCTGGGCTATGTGACTGTTTTGCCTTTCAGCGGGACCACGCAGCATGGCAATCCCGCTCCGCCTCATCTTTGTCcacagcagctgcagctgcgcAGCCACTTTCACCCGGATTTCAATCTATGCGAGCTACTCGAACGCTCCATGCGGCAGGGAAAGCTGCTGATCACGCTTCCCTGGTTGGTTCAATACCTGGTAATGCTCGATTTGGTCAGCCTGCATCTGCCAGATTCGCTGGCCACCTTGGAGCTGCTCTACGGACTATATGCCGCGCTGTACATGGAAAAACTGCAACCTGGAGCTGTGTTTATAGCCAGGAGCTGCATTGGCTGGCTGCTGGATGCACATCCCCAGTTGGTCAATGGCTACTACAGTCACCGGGGTCAGGAGCACAGTACATCCTCCGTTGTAGATCTCTGCTTAAGTGGCCTACGTTGTCACGAGAAATCGAATACTCCCCTGCTGGAGGAACTTCTGCCTGTGGCCTGTCCTTTTCTCCAAGAGTTCCGGGTGAGCATCACGCCCTCTCGCCAGGCGAGGAGTGGACGCTTCCGGTACATAACCACCCGAttggagcagctgcagcagagTAGCAGTGGCACCTCCAAGGAGACAATGGCTCCCAGCGAGCTAACGCCctcggagcagcagcagcgcaagTTGGCCGATGCCTTCCTGCATGCCCAAAACGCCTCCACCAGGAGATTGATAGAGTTCGTCACAGAGCGCAGCTTCAAGTGCGTGGTGAAGGATGCCCAGCAAGACATTCTGCTCCCGTCGAAGTCGTCGGCTGATGCCCAAGTTAACGAGATCAGCTCTGCAAAGCAGGAGGAGGTGTACCAGAAGCTGCAGCAGATCTTCCAAGAGGCGAGGGAGACGGCCTGCCAGCGGTGGAAGGAGCAGGTGCCGAAGATGCTGGACAGGCGGATAGCTCAGTCCCTGGAGGCCCTTCTGCCCGCCAACACAAATGTGGTACTGCGGTCTACATACGCGCATTTAACCCGCATCCAAGCTCAGTCCCAGCTGCAACAGTGGCTGCAATCCAGCGTGCTGCAGTCCACATTCTACCACGGCGACCTCCAGGAGCTGGCCACCAAGGTGTGCAACTCGAACAGGAACAAGGCGGATGCAGCGGCTGCTGGTGGCGGCGGTACCAGTGAGCTCCAGCTCAGCCCGGATGTGGGCTTCAGCCTGTCGGAGCTGCTCTACGAGCTGCAACAGTGGCTGCACTGCCTCAGCTTGCGGCCGGATAATGTGGGCAGCCGGGAGGAGCTGGCCGAACTTCTTCGAAAATCCCAACAGGCGGTCCTGTTTCCCCAAATGCCCACAGTTTTCTATCACCTAATTGGTTCTGGGTTGGTGCACCTGCTGCAGTTGGTCATCAATAGGAAACCGATCTTCCTCGACGAGGATTTAGTCTCAGCATGCTGTTCGGTGTGGCGGTCACCGCAGTTCATGGCCAGTGAAGCTTCACCCGGGATATTCGAAAGCCTGCTAAGCATCAGTTTTGTGGAGGAGATGTGCCGCAATCCGGACAGCTTTCGGATGCTGGAGAAGATCTTGAGATCTATGCTGCAAACAGGGGCCATTCGAGCGGATCAGCTCAACGAACTCTTCATGCCTCTCTTTGCCGAAAACTGGCCGCCAAATGTGTGGAGCACCCTTTCCAATCTTCTGCAGCAACTCTCTCTTTCCGGCAAGGATACCGAAGGCCACGACGCCTCCAGCGAAAGCCACGAAGACGAGGCCAAGTCGCATCTCTTCATGGAGATGCTGGCCGATTTATCGCGGGATcttgataatttttaa